TCGCCAGCCGCGGCCTGATCGACGGCGAGGAGAAAATCACCGACGCCGGCCGGAAACTGCGCTCGGAGATGGAGGCGGCCACCGACCGCGCCGCGATCGTGCCGTGGAAGGTGCTCGGCGAGCGCGACACCGCGCGGTTGATCGAGGTCGGTACGGTGGTCCGCGACCGGCTGGACGCGGCCGGCGCCAACCCGACTGGCGTGTTCGCGAAGTAACTCCTTGTCATTTAAGGAGGTTTTCAGGGCCATCCGTAGTTTTGCCACGGATGGCACGGAACGGGGATGCACGGCTGGCCGCCGGCGGCGAGGCTGTGCGTGAGGTCGGTGCCAGCGACAGGTGGTCGCCGACCGCCGCTTGGAGGTTTCACCGATGATTTACGAGGTCGTCGAGGTGCTCTCGCAACGGCCGCAGGAGCCTGCGCCGATATTCGACGCCGTCGTCGAGACGCTCGGCTGGGATCCGCTGCCGCGCCGCGCCGCCGAGGACGACGCGACCGAGAAGCCGGCCAAGCCGGACCTGGTGAAGCGTACGCTGCCGGACACCAGCCAGCCGCGCCCGCGGATCCGCAAGCCACGGCCGCGCCAGGGCACCGAGTCGCTGGTCGTACGCACATAGAGATGCCACAGGGATTCCCCGCGTGCGCCAGGCGCACGCGGGGAGTCCCTGCGGCCGTTCGTTTCCTATGCGACCAGGACCGCTGCCGACGTGAGCGCGGTGTCGAGCACCTCGCGTACGTCGCTGACCGGCAGCACGGTCAGGTCTTTGAGCACGTCCTCCGGCACGTCGTCCAGGTCGGGCTCGTTGCGTTGCGGGATCAGCACCGTCGTGATGCCGGCGCGGTGAGCGGCGAGCAGTTTCTGTTTGACGCCACCGATCGGCAGCACCCGGCCGGTCAGCGACACCTCGCCGGTCATCGCCACGTCCGACCGTACCGACCGGCCGGACAGCAGCGACGCCAGCGCGGTCGTCATCGTGACACCGGCGGACGGACCGTCCTTCGGCACCGCACCGGCCGGCACGTGCAGATGTACGCCGCGGTGTGCCAGGTCGCCGACCGGCAGCTCCAGCTCGGCACCGTGCGAGCGCAGGTAGGACAACGCGATCTGCGCCGACTCCTTCATCACGTCACCCAGCTGGCCGGTCAGCGTGACGCCTTCCGAGCCGGTCTCCGGATCGGCCAGCGAGGCCTCCACGAAGAGCACGTCACCGCCGGTGCCGGTCACCGCCAGCCCGGTCGCGACGCCTGGCAGGGACGTACGCTCCGCTGACTCCGGCAGGTGTCGCGGCCGGCCGACGTAGTCGCGCAGGTCCCCGGCGTCCACCGAGAGCGGCGTCCTGACCTCGTCGACGGCCAGCTTGGTCGTCACCTTCCGCAGTACGCGAGCGATCGCGCGCTCCAGGTTTCGTACGCCGGCCTCACGGGTGTATTCGGCGGCCAACTTGCCCAGCGCGTCGTCGGTGATCGCCACGTCGTCGGCGGTCAGGCCGGCGCGGTCGAGCTGGCGCGGCAGCAGGTGGTCGCGAGCGATCACGACCTTCTCCGCCTCGGTGTAGCCGTCCAGCGTGACCAGCTCCATCCGGTCCAGCAGCGGAGCCGGGATCGACTCCAGCACGTTGGCGGTCGCCAGGAACATCACGTCCGACAGGTCGAGCTCGACCTCCAGGTAGTGGTCGCGGAACGTGTGGTTTTGCGCCGGGTCGAGCACCTCCAGCAGCGCCGCGGTCGGGTCGCCGCGGTAGTCCGCGCCGAGCTTGTCGACCTCGTCGAGCAGCACGACCGGGTTCATCGAGCCGGCCTCCTTGATGGCCCGTACGATCCGGCCGGGCAACGCGCCGACGTACGTCCGCCGGTGGCCGCGGACCTCCGCCTCGTCGCGTACGCCGCCGAGCGCCACCCGGACGAACGTGCGTCCCATCGCGCGTGCGACTGACTCGCCGAGCGAGGTCTTGCCGACCCCGGGCGGACCGACCAGTGCCAGCACGGCACCGGACCGGCGGCCGCCGACGACTCCGAGCCCCTTCTCGGCGCGGCGCGCACGCACGGCCAGGTGCTCGATGATC
The nucleotide sequence above comes from Fodinicola acaciae. Encoded proteins:
- the lon gene encoding endopeptidase La, with the translated sequence MSQTVIVPVLPLDDEVVLPQMVVPLDLADADTRTAIEAAQAGARENGVRQNDFHRPGIRSNGGDAQVLLVPRLDGEYGAIGALGTIEQIGRLPGGGRAAVIRTTSRARIGAGTTGPGAALWVQADIVEETGADKLTKEAIRDYKAVIASILQQRQAWQMVDSVQRLDDPSALADLSGYASYLSNEQKKQLLEEVDVAERLVTALAWARDHLAELEVNETIRKDVQEGMEKQQREFLLRQQLAAIRKELGELSGKPATEEQDYRAKVEEADLPEKVKEAALAEVDKLERTSDQSPEGGWIRTWLDTVLDMPWNERTEDSYDIKAARAVLDADHAGLDDVKDRIIEHLAVRARRAEKGLGVVGGRRSGAVLALVGPPGVGKTSLGESVARAMGRTFVRVALGGVRDEAEVRGHRRTYVGALPGRIVRAIKEAGSMNPVVLLDEVDKLGADYRGDPTAALLEVLDPAQNHTFRDHYLEVELDLSDVMFLATANVLESIPAPLLDRMELVTLDGYTEAEKVVIARDHLLPRQLDRAGLTADDVAITDDALGKLAAEYTREAGVRNLERAIARVLRKVTTKLAVDEVRTPLSVDAGDLRDYVGRPRHLPESAERTSLPGVATGLAVTGTGGDVLFVEASLADPETGSEGVTLTGQLGDVMKESAQIALSYLRSHGAELELPVGDLAHRGVHLHVPAGAVPKDGPSAGVTMTTALASLLSGRSVRSDVAMTGEVSLTGRVLPIGGVKQKLLAAHRAGITTVLIPQRNEPDLDDVPEDVLKDLTVLPVSDVREVLDTALTSAAVLVA